Within Mongoliitalea daihaiensis, the genomic segment ATGTAGCCGTTTACTTGACTGGTGGAAGGTATCAGTTTGGAACTTTCTATGTGGATGATGCTATCGATGGGATGTATGTGGTACAGCGGATTTCTGATGGCACTGCTTATCAGGTAAACCTGAAGAAAGGTGTAAAACCGGCTATTATTGATGAAATGGGTAAAAAAGCTGTAAATCTGGAATTATCAGGCTGTGAATTGGATGCATTGAAAGGCATCGAGGATGATTTTACAGATTATCTACTGAAGGCCGATACCAAAGAAATCTTTCAGCTTACGCAAATAGAGGACTTCCAATGGAATCCTGTATTGAAAGGAGATTTTGTCAAAACAGATGTCTTGAATAAGCATGCTGCTACCTGTACCGTTGAATGATTCTAAGATGAAAAAATACTTCATACTTTCTCTTTTATTAGTTCCCTTTGTTGCACAGGCCCAACAAATTGAGCTCATTGGTTCTACCGCCCAGATCATGAAAGAGAATAATCTATCTGCCAATATCAACCTGGATACGATCACAAACAGGAAGTTTCTTTATGCCATCGGCGCCATGGAAAACCTGCAGGGTGAAATTATTGTATTCAACGGCAAACCTTTATATGCGGGTTTGGATGAAAACCGACAGCCTTACTGGGAACAGACTTTTGATAAAAAAGCCATTTTTCTAGTGAGAAGCAATGTAGCCGCCTGGCACAAAACTGTTTTTAAAGATGTGCCAATTTCCAACAGGCAAGAATTGACCAAAATCATCATGCAGGAAGCTTCAAAAGCCGGTTTGGATACGGTGGGAGGATTTCCTTTTAGAATCAGGGCAAAGGCAGATCATATTCAAGCTCATATTGCTTATTTGAGATCAGAGACAATTACTAATTTCACCCCACAAGGAAAAAAGAAGGACGATTACCCACTCACGTTGGAAGATCAAAATGTCTGGATCATTGGATTTGCAGGAAAAACCGCAGGTGGACGCTTTGCCATGCCTGCAATGGGAAATAATCCTGCAAGTGAACTACATATGCATTATATTAGAAATGATAAGCAAGAGGCAGGACATATTGAAGACCTGATCATCAATGGAACCTGGCAACTTTGTTTACCCATTCAATAATAATCTAAAACTACACTATTATGAAAGCATTGATCGAACTCTGGAAAGAAGGCCGCACCCGATTGACCAATCAACTCGAAAGCATAAAGCCGGAAGATCTTACCAAGAAACTTGGGGACAGTTCTAATTCTGCAGGATTCTTAATCCGGCATATTGCTGAGGTGGAACTCCTTTTCGCTAAAAATGTCTTCGGCAATACGAATGTAAAAGTGGATGCACAAACCCTGAAAGCTGGTAAAGATACAGGAGAATGGACTGATCTAGACGAACTTTTGGCCCTTGTCACTGATGCAGGCGAACAACTTAAAAAAGCCATCGACAGCCAAGAAGATTGGGATGCCGTTATCAAAACTCAGGAATTTGGAGAAAAAACCAAGGCGGCTGCTTTGGGCAGGATTACTACCCATACAGCTTATCATGCGGGGCAGTTGGCAATAGTGATTAAGTATGGAATTTGAAAAATTCGAATAGAAACATTTTTAATACTCAATGATTAAAGCCAGTCCTTCCCTGTGGCCCTTGGGGAATAAGAATCATTTTTCCATCTATTTTTTTATTACCTGATTTCTTTTCATATTTGCAATAAAGTTGCAAATAATGCGGGTTTTGATCAGGATTAAACTAATTTAATTAACGAGTCTTCCCCTTGCAGTTTTATTAACCAATCGAAATTCTACTTTTCTTACCAATCAAATCATGGAAAAGAAATTACCTGTAACCGTACTCAGTGGCTTTTTGGGAGCCGGAAAAACAACCTTGCTAAACCATATTCTTCATAACAAGGAGGGCCTCAAAGTGGCCGTGATTGTCAATGACATGAGTGAAGTCAATGTGGATGCTCAATTGGTGAGAAGTGAAAATACCCTTTCCAGAACAGAGGAAAAGTTGGTAGAAATGAGCAATGGTTGCATTTGTTGTACGCTCCGCGAAGATTTGATGCTGGAAGTAGAGCGTTTGGCCAAGGAAAATCGCTTTGATTATTTGTTGATAGAAAGTACGGGTATATCAGAACCATTGCCTGTTGCTCAGACCTTCAGTTTCGTAGATGAAGAAAAGGGGATTGACCTCTCTAAATTTAGCCGTTTAGACACTTTAGTGACCGTGGTAGATGCCTTTAATTTTCATAAAGATTTTGGTTCGGCGGATACGGTATATTCCAAAATGCTTAACGATGATCCAGAAGATCAGCGATCCATCGTAAATCTATTAACAGATCAGATTGAGTTTGCCAATGTGATCATTATCAACAAAGCTGATTTGGTTTCCAAAGAAACCGTGGAGGAATTGGCTGCGATCATTCACAAGTTAAATCCAGGTGCAAAGATCATCAGCACTTCCAATAGTAAAGTAGATCCTAAAGAAATTCTCAATACTGGTTATTTTGATTTTGAGGAGGCTTCCAATTCTGCGGGTTGGCAAGAAGAACTCCAAAAAGACCATCATACGCCAGAAACGGAGGAGTATGGAATTTCTTCCTTTGTTTTCAGAAACAAGAAACCGTTTCATCCCCAGCGATTTTGGAAGTACATCTCAGAAAACTGGCCTGCCGGAGTCATCAGAAGTAAGGGACTTTTCTACATTGCTTCCAGAAAAGATCAGGCACTTTCCTGGTCCCAAGCAGGAGGTTCCTTGAAAGCAGAACCTATAGGGGTTTGGTGGGCTAGCATGCCTTTCAAAGAACGAACAAGCTATGCTTCCTACATTGAAAATCAGGAATACATTGAATCCAAATGGGATAAGATCTTCGGAGACCGAATGAACGAGCTTGTCTTGATCGGACAGGACTTGGATCAGGTGCAGATTATCAAGGAACTAGAAGGATGCCTGTTGAATAATTTGGAACTAGCAGAATACCTTAAGGGTAAAAAGTTTACGGATAATTGGCCGATTTAAGTAGTGTTCGATAATGTATTTGTTTCCAAGGAAAGTTAAATTTTGGAGGTTATTGCTAGCAAGTTTTTATTTAGTTTGATTTCAAATTATTGAAATTCAAAACCTTAAGGGCTCTTTTTGTGTATTTGGAGTAGCAACCAAAAACAAAAAAATCATGGAAAATACTTGTTCAAACTGTAATCACTGGGCGCCAAATGCACCCGTGGTAGCCAAGAGAGAAAATTATGGCGAATGCAATAAGCTAAGCCATCTTGAGTCAGAAATGGATCCTGACTTTATTATCCCAGTCCTGAATGATGGCAAACCATTGGCTTCCAATACCAAATCAATTGAATTTATTACTGGAGCAAGTTTTGGATGCAATCAGTTTGCTAAAGCTTAATTTTGATTTTACCATGGCTGTAGAAGGCCATGGTTTTATTTTTATTTTAAACTCCACATAGCTTTTTTGAGCTTAAGCAGTCGCTTGAGCTTTATTCGCAATAGTTTTAGCAAGAATCCTTTCTAAGCCATTTCTTTCGATCCCTTTTCCAATAAAGACCAGTACATTTGGGCTCTTTTTCTGAGTGTCAAATTTGGAGAAACTCACGGTATTTCCAGTAGATTGCACAAGGATAGGATGATCTTCTCCAGCTACCTTCACAAATCCTTTGACTCTATACACTTGGTGATAGGAAAGGAAAAGTGTCATGGATAAGGTTGCATATAATTTTTTTCAAATGAGAAGAGCCACCCTTAAAATCTCTGGGTGGCTCTTTATTTTTTTATTCCACAATCGTCAAAGGAAATGTGATATCCCAATCCACATCACCATCTTGAGCAGAAGAGGTGGCTGTTTTTACTCCAGGCTGATGCGCTAACCATACGCGGAAGGTAGCGTTGGTGCGCGGTCCAGCGGTAGTCCAGCTGGTACGAAGTCCAAGCGGTAAGCCATTTCTATCAAAGTCTAGATAATTGACAGCTCCATTTCTATTTTGGATATTACCGTTTCCTGTTGGGCTTGAGAACGCATTAGTAGTAAACTCAAAGAATACCTGATGCTCATCATCTTCTTCTGCAATTTCAAGTTGTACATCTTCCACAGGAGTTACCAAGCGGTTGAGCATCTCGAAAGTCAAGGTATACGTTGTGTTAGCTTTCAAGGTGATTGGCTGTATAGTAAAGGAAGAATTAATTCCTAGACCTCCGGTGGGATCTTCAGCAAGCGCACGTACCACTGTACCATCTTCTGCAGTGAAGATTAACTCGATATCGGTAAATATTTCTGTTTCATTTTCTTCTTCTGGTGCTTCTGCTTCTGTGCACGCTGCAAATACGAAGATGGATAGGATCAAAATCCATAGGGGACGAAGTTTGTTTGTTTTGTACATTTTGATTAGAATTTATAGTGAATTGTTAACATAATATTTCTACCTAAATCGTCTGCGAAGAATCGCATGGCGTTCAAATAATCCCTGTATCGGGTATTCAAAGCATTATGAACTTGTAAGCTTAATCCAAAATCTCCCTTCTCAGCTTTGGCAAAGCCATTCAAAAGGAAGTATCCTGGAGGTGGTGCCAAGAAATCAAAGATTTCAGAATCAAGATCAATGGTTACATTACCTTCGATTATATCACGAATTGTTACTTCCCGCGGTGCTTGAAATTGTCTGAAAGTGTACATGGGCTGCAAGGCAAGTTCCAGCCTATCAAAAGGGCCTACATTTCTTTTGTCGAAGGCTAATTGATAATTTATGTTGATGGGTGGTTGATTGATCAATGGTTCATTTCTTTCTACATTCTGTGACCAAATGTAGCTTCCACCAATTTTGCTACTCCAATTGGGAGAATGTTCCCATTCGTAAGTGAGATCCAATCCCGTAAAGAAGGCATTGGCTTGGTCAAAAATATAGGTTGGCATGGGACCTCTCAAAGTACCGACTACTCCTATTGGTCTCCAGAAAATAAAATTGGCAATGTAGTTGGCATAAAAAGAAGCGCTAAACCTACCTTTGCTTCCGTTAATTTCGATTTCATTGACCCATTTATAGCTTTGTTCAGCTTCCACTCCGCTTTCTGACATACTTACAACGCGATCATTCTGTAAATTCCCCTCTGCATCCTCGTAGTATCGCAGCAATCCAAAGAGTTGTCTAGCCTCATGCTGCCCAAAGCTATATAGTTCAGCCATATTGGGTGGTCTCCAACCGGTGCCAACATTACTTCTGAAAGTAGTTTTCTCATTAATCTCATGGACAAAGCCAAGAGCAGCAGTGAAATTGGAAAAAGAAAAAGAATCGGAAAAAGATGCTTGGGTTCGTTCTCTTCCAGCTACAGAGTTTCGCTCATAATCATAACGGATGCCTAGTTCCCATTCAGAATTTCCTCGCTGAAGGGTTTCTACCAAAAACATACTCGCT encodes:
- a CDS encoding acetolactate decarboxylase; translated protein: MKKYFILSLLLVPFVAQAQQIELIGSTAQIMKENNLSANINLDTITNRKFLYAIGAMENLQGEIIVFNGKPLYAGLDENRQPYWEQTFDKKAIFLVRSNVAAWHKTVFKDVPISNRQELTKIIMQEASKAGLDTVGGFPFRIRAKADHIQAHIAYLRSETITNFTPQGKKKDDYPLTLEDQNVWIIGFAGKTAGGRFAMPAMGNNPASELHMHYIRNDKQEAGHIEDLIINGTWQLCLPIQ
- a CDS encoding CobW C-terminal domain-containing protein; this translates as MTLFLSYHQVYRVKGFVKVAGEDHPILVQSTGNTVSFSKFDTQKKSPNVLVFIGKGIERNGLERILAKTIANKAQATA
- a CDS encoding GTP-binding protein produces the protein MEKKLPVTVLSGFLGAGKTTLLNHILHNKEGLKVAVIVNDMSEVNVDAQLVRSENTLSRTEEKLVEMSNGCICCTLREDLMLEVERLAKENRFDYLLIESTGISEPLPVAQTFSFVDEEKGIDLSKFSRLDTLVTVVDAFNFHKDFGSADTVYSKMLNDDPEDQRSIVNLLTDQIEFANVIIINKADLVSKETVEELAAIIHKLNPGAKIISTSNSKVDPKEILNTGYFDFEEASNSAGWQEELQKDHHTPETEEYGISSFVFRNKKPFHPQRFWKYISENWPAGVIRSKGLFYIASRKDQALSWSQAGGSLKAEPIGVWWASMPFKERTSYASYIENQEYIESKWDKIFGDRMNELVLIGQDLDQVQIIKELEGCLLNNLELAEYLKGKKFTDNWPI
- a CDS encoding DinB family protein; this translates as MKALIELWKEGRTRLTNQLESIKPEDLTKKLGDSSNSAGFLIRHIAEVELLFAKNVFGNTNVKVDAQTLKAGKDTGEWTDLDELLALVTDAGEQLKKAIDSQEDWDAVIKTQEFGEKTKAAALGRITTHTAYHAGQLAIVIKYGI